The genomic window gcgatatctcttcctgtgacggcactctgaccaatcagtggccggcagtctgacaacGTCACGCAGTGCATCTATTCCACGCAAATGGAatctcgccagagcaggtactaaaaaaagtagcAGGTACGAGGTACTATGCttgtggaaacacaacttaaccgtgccatGCCCATCCATTGTAAcccaaaactaaacattttgaaagaaaagcagacagaacaagtgaaaaacaaaataatttttaaattgaaggaaaaaaactatTGAATTTCCCTCAACATTGCAAGGGTAATTCTTACGGGTAATTAACTTGTTGATGTTTGTTATCGTGGCTTGAACTAATCAGAATAGATTAAATCAGAATGCAAAGCAGACCGAGGGGATTCCCGTCCTCTGCAGCTTGGTTCTAGTCCTAACTGCAATTGACCTTCATGCTCCTCTCTGGCAGCAAGGGTcgataataaaaaatgtttgctATTAATTAGCAATCTAATTGACTAATTCTGTGTTCAACCAGCCCTTGTATGGATTTCCCCCAACAACAGGAGCGATAACATAAGCCCATCATTAATTAACAGAGAACTAACTGTTGGTGCTGCAGAGATCCACTGAGGCTGCTGGACTCTGGTAACTGGAAACTGACCAGACGTGTCAGCAGAGGATTAACTGTGTATCAGGCCTGTTGTATAAAAACTGTAGCTGAAATTCTCGATAACGGTGAGTGCAAGAGCAGAATAGGTAAAACTATAACCACCAGCATCTCAtcactttgtctttgtgctataacctacatccccagaaaaatCTCAGACCAAATCAGTCTTTAACTTTTGAGTTCaaaacagacagatggacaaactGACAAACGGCAGCAAACACATGACAACTGCTTTACTTTGTTTGTAGACAACTGAGATTTGGCAGGCCATTACTCAATCGAGAAAATagtcgacagattaatcagtaatgacaataataacaagGATAATTTGAGTGTTATTTGTTAATTGTCTGTCATATAGTCAACACATCAGTATGtagagtttttaaaaacagacttaAGTTTCCTCTTCACACGTGTGATGTCTTATCATCTCGTCATGTTCTTATCACTGAAAAAAGATGAAGGGGCAGATATTTTTTCCCCAGAGTCggacatttctttgtttatggtgtttgtgtgtgtgtgagatcaggGAGGTTTCATATCTGCTCTTTCAGGCAATTTGTTATCTATTCTGCCATGGAGGAGAATAAACACAGAAGTGCTGATAAAGCTGGAGCAAGCATTTGAGAAGGTCTCACTATCTCATGTGTccatgcatgtgtgcgtgtgtgttggggCTGAACtacattatttgtttacatcaaTTTATAGTTAAGGTTTTCTTCTTGAAGAATTAATTTGTTCGATCGATAAAATGTGGACAATAATAACAGTCAGCTCTAATTTGGTGTTTCTCAAATCTCAAAATAACAATGTccttaaatgtgtgtttgtttgtccacaaaccaaagatattacGTTTGCTGTCAAACaggaacaaagaacaaagataACAAGTGTAATTTAAGATGCTAAAATCAGagtttactttattattttatcaaaaacacactcaaaccatttaattaattataaaaagAATATTACTGGTGGTTCATTTAGTGAATCTAATAATCGTTGAAgcccgtgtatgtgtgtgttgtgcattaAATATTGCAGACCACTTTGAACGCAACACCAACTAGCTCGACTAGCTTTAACAGCCAGTTTTACAGTTAAACTTTCTacttttagttgttttgttttttttgtcgtgaATCAAatacatgcaacacacacacacacaacgggATTGAATATATTTCCAAGACGATACATGAACAGACGTTAAGGCCTTTTTCAgttggttggtttgtttttcttctttttcctcagcTTCGTGTACAGTAAGAACACAAAGTCCAATGTATAGAAAGCCGTTGTTGTGCGCCTCGGAGGGTTGGTGCAAGAAAGTTAACAGGGGGAAAATAGCACGGGATATAACCTGACATCCAACTATCTGTTACTTTAACTGCGTTTTCTTTTCAGCTGTTTATTAATAAGAGTTAGTTTACGTACCGTTCGGCAGCAGCGGCGCACGTAGCTGCTCCGCGCACAACTTGTTTGCTACAGTTCCCAGAAAAGGACCGAGAGAGAGAACCAGGCATGTTGTTGCGTATCCGCCTCGTCCGCGCCCGCtgcatcatgggaaatgtagttCGGGTTAGACTCAAGGATCCAGTCTGAGCAGAGAAGCGCGACTCAGGCTTGCGACCGTTCTTTTATGACGTCATTGAGGACATTTGCAAAGAAAAATCTTGTGTTGTGTGACGTTTATTGTGTTGTTAACGCAAGtgcaacatttgttttgtttaatattttcaCTGCCCaacattatgtatttatttatttgttgcctTCATAACTCTGTGCAATAATGAAGTACTTGACTTGACGTTTGtatgtttaaattgttttaaaaaaaaggaaataaaagtgttgcGGGTACTTCCATTGTCCATTGTCCTTTGAAGAATTTGAAGCTGttcaaacatcttttttttttggctttaagTAGCACATAAGGGGTTAAATAaggaaaatagaataaaataagataaaattagataaaataaaaaaaactcacttaGTTTCATGCAAGTTGTTGTCTTGGCAATGACTGAAACTTGGTAAATGCTGTTAAACTCACTGCAATCTTATCCCCAGACCCCCACCCCGagtttaattttgtatataTGAAACTGCCCTTggtaaagtgtttgtttgttgcactCTTTCTCTTTTGAGCCTGCATATAAAGAAAGTCATCTCACTATTAGCAGAGTACAACTTTAATATCATATGCAGATACACATTAGAGCCAAAGCCCCTTATGCCAAGTTCTCTGCTGATTAAGTACACTACTGCAAACACGTCCACAAAGGGATAATAGCAGAAGGGGTGCATTCTACAGTTACATTATTCATTCTTACTCGTCGTCTCACTGGGTTAATTAGCGAGGAATTAAACAATTATGAAGTTAATGATTCTTCATTTAGGTGTGGAAGCCATCTCAAGGACCTCTCCACCCCCACCGTAAGTGTCCCACTTTGTAAGCCGGTGGTGTAGTAGTCCTAAGGAAGGCATTCAGACACAAACTCCGGGTGGATGATGAAGTGTCCGGCTTGAAAGGGCTTCACCACATGGAAGCAGCTGTAGCACCTGCTACTAAAAGAAGAACAGGAGCATGGATCAGACCTCAATGGTTATGAGTTCACTGACTGTAGAGACAGGCATAGTCCTGTTCAGTGAATGACGCTTTGTGTTATTAAATGCAAGTGAATATGCACCTATGATCCAGAGGGCTATTAGAGTGAGTCGTGTCATATTGTGCTCGTGGAAATTGGTGCTGAGTTCCTGAAGGATTGCTGGTTTGAGGTCTTGTCCGATGCTGAGCACCTGCACGTTGCCTGCCAGACAAATAAGCTAGCCTTAGATTTTCGAACGAAAATTACTAAAGTCTTCGCATTTTATTTAAGTTCTGTCAAAACATTTTGTTGGTAAGTGGTTATATGGAAATCCTGGCCCTTTTGTAGTGGGTACATGGCGTATACTTGCGTTTCACAAAGACTACACTACTAGATGCAGCACAAATATTGTTACAGAGGTACGATGACTAAGTAACATGTTACAGAATCAGGTCATATTCACTAGTCAAactaaaattaatattttactcTGGTAACCCATGGGAATGGTGCCAAAAAATGAAAGGGTTTTgttactattcctaatggaaatgtaaaaaaacatgtaccaCACTGCTCCAACCACTGGAAACTACTCTGCTTCCCAGGTTCACAAAGCATTCATCTCATGAAAGTGCTGAAAGTCCAGGGCTATTTGTAGCAGAAGAATCCACTTTCACTTGTGAATCTCTTCATGGAAGCTTCTTCACATTGTCAGCCAAACTCCAACTGTTTGCAGCCGCCTGGCTTCACCTGTGCTCGATTGCTGTTGTGCCTCACCTCTTTCAGTCCTCACATaaaactaatcacttcctgtgcacagCAGGCTAATGTTGCGCTCATTCAAAACACCACCAAACTGAGAAACAAAGTCACACTCGACAGCATGAAATCACACTGACGCGATACAATCCTCACTCTGTTCTCACGCTGCAGTGTTTTCAGGGTTCAAAGTCTTCTTACCTGAGTCGCTCTGAGATTGGTTGCACATTTCTCAGATAGTCTGTTCTCCTGTAAAGAAAATCAGTATCTTAGTCAGTATTTGTGGTCAGTGGTGCTTTTGCCTTATACTGCAGATGGAACAGGTCCATTGTAACCTTTGTGGCTCCTTCAGAGCTGAATGGAAGTGAACTCCAGTGGCGGCAGGAGGCTCGGTGAGCTGCAGTTTCTGCAGTTTGTCAGCAGAGGGCAGAGCTGCGTTGACAGGAGGCATGTGCTGGGGTTTTCCTGCCTCTGCACTTCTCAGATAGTTGCCAGGGCCAGCTGTAACTGGACTGTGAAATGAGAAATGTGTGACAGGAGGGAAGAGAGGACGGTCAAAGTCCACAGGAGGCGAGGGGTGTGGAAGCGAGCGTGTTGACTTGTAGCTGGGCTGTAGGCTCCGGGGAAACAGAAAGTCCTTCAggggaaacagagaggaaattaaaagaACAGATTTTTGTGGGGAGAAACGTCAGAAGAAAAggaatgtatttgtatttgtccgTGACACAGTATCTGGAATCAACCTCATTCATCTCCACATGTAGCTACTAACATCAGCAGGTAGTTAAGTCAAGCACTTTATTGTCACAGTGGAGCACAAATTGACTTTCTGACAACCACAGAGGAACATTAAAAACCCTAAAGGCACAATACAAACAAGTAAGAAGAGTTTGAATCATTAACaattcaacaaataaatacaacaaatcaCAACTCAAAACAGAATAATCACACGGAATATGTTAAAAAGATGAGTCTTCATACAACTAATACAGATAATTACTGGATGTTCTGTCTTCCCTTTTCTCCTAATGAACTGAACATACTCCAAAAGGAAAGGCTAGTTGtcgtttttttaaacatattattgtgatgatatttttgtTGATCCTGTGTTATGatgtctcttttcctttttctttattgattttcaaTTGAATTCTAGTTTTCTTTAATCCACTGAGACTTGCTGAACACATCTTTTTAGAAAAGCCTCGTATTAACATAAGCACACGGTCTTATTGCAAAGCGTgatttaattgttattattatttcattgtaCTCTTTTACATatgatttgtattttaattgccGTGTAGAGCGCTTtgtaactttgttttgaaaagtgctctACGAATAAAGTTTGTGATTAGTATTATTGAATATATTTGCTTGTGCAGTCGGTTTCTATTTAGAGTAAAGTGACTGCACCCTCCTCTAAGTTCTGTTTACTCCATGTctggataaataaatagacatggaggaagtactgaataaTAGATGAGCCACAGCTTTTACCAAGCACAGGGAAATGTAAACAAGCATCGACCAATTACTGTAAAGCACTGTAATATGCACGGTCAAATGAAAAACTATAGAGTGTCACTGATAAGTAATTCATTAAGAACCATAAATGCATTACTAGAAAAGGTCGATTTATTCAAAAGTTGAATTATTTTTCAATCATTTCTCTGCACAggtttttaatatttactttaaaccTCACACGTCCACCACATGTGTGGCATCTTACCGGCCGAGGCTGGGGGTTGTTCCTACGGTGGGCAGAGGTGGGTCGCAGTGGTGCTCTCTTCGCTCCATGTGGGGAGCCGAACTGCTCTTTGTACACACTGAGGTAGAGCTGAGGAGCCATAGTCACTCACTGTCTTACTGATTCCCCCCAGCTTTACCCCCTATAGTCTGCCTGAAAGTCATGAACATCTTCTCCTCCCCTGTCACCTGCTGGCTCCTCCCTTTCCCCTTCATACCTGTGTTCCTCTCCTTCTGCAGTATTTCTTCTGATAATGTCTGCaggatttttctcttttttttaatagttgctgctgagctgtgtgtgcatcccattttgctgctttttgtgtttCAACCAATCAGTCATTGCATAGGTCTTTACAACACCCagagtgctttacataaaagtATAATACAATgcagaaataacacacaatattcaatataacaatatattaaaaacaataaaagtaaagtgtTACTGTGCTACTAGGTTTTAAAAGtcaatttaaatgaatacattttaagtttGGCTGTGGAAATTGTCAGATAAATGATGGTGTGCAAATAAGGGGGTAACCTGTTCCAAAGCTTTGAGCCAGCAACAGCAAAGAAGGGGTCACCCCACTGTTTGTGTCAAGCATCTGTGGCTGTAAATCTTACATGGATCTGAATCTCTGACCAAACACATGGTGAAAAGAAATTTGCCTAAACGTTGTCCAGTTGGGTAGAGTTTCCCCTTCCCCTTTCTCTTCAGCAGAGTGCTGGTCAAAGCAGACAAGTGGCTTGAGATTGTAATTGTGTTTCTTGTAACCTGATGCTAAAGTATTTAACCACATTTCCATTCAGAGCAAAGTCTTTACTCAATAGTTGATGAGTTTTGTAACGGCATTGTGCAGCTCCTGCGATAAATATTGGAAGGTGAGGCAGGTTAAGAGCCTCCTTGCTGAACCACAACAACTCTTTTGTGCTACCTGAGCCACTAATCCCTCTAAGCCCCAGGCCCCCTGCTGAGACATACATACCTGGGGTCACTGTCCATGACCTACTTCCCTCCCAGGGTCGATCACAAACCTGCCACCACTGATCTCAGCTCAGCCTCCGGCGGTTTAACTGCAGGTTGTTAGAACCCACTCCATTTTATAGAAAGGGGACAAAc from Solea senegalensis isolate Sse05_10M linkage group LG4, IFAPA_SoseM_1, whole genome shotgun sequence includes these protein-coding regions:
- the LOC122768566 gene encoding uncharacterized protein LOC122768566 isoform X2 — translated: MAPQLYLSVYKEQFGSPHGAKRAPLRPTSAHRRNNPQPRPDFLFPRSLQPSYKSTRSLPHPSPPVDFDRPLFPPVTHFSFHSPVTAGPGNYLRSAEAGKPQHMPPVNAALPSADKLQKLQLTEPPAATGVHFHSALKEPQRRTDYLRNVQPISERLRQRAGAQHRTRPQTSNPSGTQHQFPRAQYDTTHSNSPLDHSRCYSCFHVVKPFQAGHFIIHPEFVSECLP
- the LOC122768566 gene encoding uncharacterized protein LOC122768566 isoform X4, yielding MAPQLYLSVYKEQFGSPHGAKRAPLRPTSAHRRNNPQPRPDFLFPRSLQPSYKSTRSLPHPSPPVDFDRPLFPPVTHFSFHSPVTAGPGNYLRSAEAGKPQHMPPVNAALPSADKLQKLQLTEPPAATGVHFHSALKEPQRRTDYLRNVQPISERLSRCYSCFHVVKPFQAGHFIIHPEFVSECLP
- the LOC122768566 gene encoding uncharacterized protein LOC122768566 isoform X3 translates to MAPQLYLSVYKEQFGSPHGAKRAPLRPTSAHRRNNPQPRPDFLFPRSLQPSYKSTRSLPHPSPPVDFDRPLFPPVTHFSFHSPVTAGPGNYLRSAEAGKPQHMPPVNAALPSADKLQKLQLTEPPAATGVHFHSALKEPQRRTDYLRNVQPISERLSSRCYSCFHVVKPFQAGHFIIHPEFVSECLP
- the LOC122768566 gene encoding uncharacterized protein LOC122768566 isoform X1, with the protein product MAPQLYLSVYKEQFGSPHGAKRAPLRPTSAHRRNNPQPRPDFLFPRSLQPSYKSTRSLPHPSPPVDFDRPLFPPVTHFSFHSPVTAGPGNYLRSAEAGKPQHMPPVNAALPSADKLQKLQLTEPPAATGVHFHSALKEPQRRTDYLRNVQPISERLRQRAGAQHRTRPQTSNPSGTQHQFPRAQYDTTHSNSPLDHSSRCYSCFHVVKPFQAGHFIIHPEFVSECLP